The nucleotide sequence TTTAGTACAGATATTCTTATAATAGTTGAAAGAGCAGCATGGTGGTTACATATAGTTGGAATTCTTTTCTTTTTGAATTATTTATATTATTCTAAGCATTTACATATTCTATTAGCATTTCCTAACGTATACTTTTCCAAACTTGCTCCTAAAGGGGAGATGGATAATCTAGAAGCTGTTACTAATGAAGTTAAGCTAATGATGGATCCAGATGCAGATCCTTATGCTATGCCAGAGGAAGGTACAGAAGAGGAGCCAGCAAAATTTGGAGCTTCCGATGTGATGGACCTCAATCAGGTTCAATTATTAAATTCATATACCTGTACAGAATGTGGTAGATGCACAGAGCAATGTCCTGCAAACCAAACTGGGAAAAAGCTTTCACCAAGAAAGATCATGATGGACACTAGAGATAGACTAGAAGAAGTAGGTGAGATCATTAACACTAAAGGAAAGTTTGAAGATGATGGAAAACAACTTTTAGATAATTATATCCTTAGAGAAGAGTTATGGGCTTGTACTACTTGTAATGCCTGCGTAGAGGCTTGTCCAATAGGTATTGATCCACTTTCTATTATTTTAGATATGCGACGTTATTTAGTAATGGAAGAAAGTGCTGCGCCTAATGAATTGGCAATTGCATTACAGAACATTGAAAATAATGGTGCTCCATGGCCTTACAATCAAATGGATAGATTGAATTGGGCAAATGAAAAATAAATAGGTTAAATTAATTATTTAGTTGATCTTCCCAATTTGCTAAATATCAATCTTTTGATAGTATTTATTATCAATTTGATTTTCACAAAATTAAGAATTCTAAGTAAAGTTTATAAAAATGTCAGAAGCAATTAAAGTTCCAACAATGGCCGAGTATATGGCAGAAGGTAAGAAACCCGAAGTATTATTTTGGGTAGGATGTGCCGGAAGTTTTGATGATCGTGCTAAAAAGATCACCAAAGCTTTTGTCAAATTATTACATGAATCTAAAGTAGATTTTGCTGTTTTGGGAACAGAAGAAACTTGTACAGGGGATCCTGCTAAACGTGCTGGGAATGAATTCTTATTTCAAATGCAAGCAGCAACTAATATTGAAGTTCTTAATGGATATGAAATTAAGAAAGTTGTTACCGCTTGTCCACACTGTTTTAATACGTTGAAAAACGAGTATCCGGCACTAGGTGGTAATTACGAAGTAATGCACCATACCACTTTCTTAAAGTCTTTACTGGAAGAAGGTAGATTAAAGGTAGAAGGAGGAAAATTTAAAGGAAAGCGTATTACTTTTCACGACCCATGTTATTTAGGTAGAGCAAACAATGTTTATGAAGCTCCACGAGATTTATTGCGAAAGCTGGAAGTGGAACTGGTAGAAATGAGAAAGTGCAAGAGCAATGGATTGTGCTGCGGAGCTGGTGGAGGACAGATGTTCAAAGAACCAGAGCCAGGAAATAAGGATGTAAATGTGGAGCGTACAGAGCAGGCTATGGAAGTTAAGCCGGAAATTATAGCAGCTGGATGTCCATTTTGTAATACTATGATGACAGATGGTGTTAAAAATAAGAATCAAGAAGATAAGATTGAAGTAATGGATGTTGCAGAGATGATAGCAAATGCTCAAGATCTATAATAGGTATTCAAACTTTTAAAATATAATATCAACCAAAACCTTGAGACCAAGTCTTGAGGTTTTTATTTTGTAAAAAGTATCGTACGTAATGTCTAATTTTAACAGGTATTAGGTGTTAATAAGAATAATTTACTTGTACTAAATTTGAAGCTAATCTTATAATCAAGTAGCTTTGTAAAAATATAATCTCAAAAAAAATGTTAGTACCTTTTAAGGAATTATCAGATTCATCTAGAGTGTGGATCTACCAGGCAAATAGATCATTCTCTGAGCAAGAGCTTCAGGAAATTACAACCAAGTTAGAAGATTTTATTTCTCAGTGGACGGCACATGGTGCTAATCTTAAAGCTTCCTTTGAAATTAGATATAAAAGATTTATCATCCTAGCTTTAGATCAGGAGTTAAATGCTGCCACCGGTTGTTCTATAGATGCATCTGTTCATTTTATTCAAAAATTAGAACAAGATTACAGCGTAGATCTTTTAGATAAGATGAATGTGAGCTATAAGCAAGGAGAACATGTGGCTTATAAGAATTTGATCGATTTTAGAAAGATGGCAAAAGACAAAGCTGTTTCTCCAAATACCATCGTATTTAATAATCTTGTTACTAATAAATCTGAATATCTAACAGATTGGGAAGTCCCTGCTTCAGAAAGCTGGCATAATCGCTTTTTAAAATAGAGAGTTTGTATGAAGCCCCTACAGACATCTCTCATTTTAATCTTATTATTCACTTTTTCCATATCAATTTTTGCTCAACAGGATCCATTATTAACTAAGGATGTGTTGCAACAAAAGGCTTGGGTGGATAGTGTATATAACAAAATGAACCTTCAGGAAAGAATAGGTCAATTATTTATGGTTGATGTTTTTTCTAACCAGTCTCGAAAAGAGACAGAGAAGATTAAAGATCTAATAAGAGAGCACCATATTGGTGGGGTCTTGTTTTCTAAGGGAGGGCCCTTGCAGCAAGCAAAATTAAATAATGAATTTCAAGAATTGGCAAATGTACCTTTGCTCATTGGGATGGACGCAGAATGGGGTTTAGCAATGCGCCTAGATTCTACCTTTGCCTTGCCGTGGAACATGACACTTGGAGCTGTAAAAGACCTTAAACTTATTGAGAAGGCTGGGGC is from Gillisia sp. Hel1_33_143 and encodes:
- a CDS encoding 4Fe-4S dicluster domain-containing protein, with amino-acid sequence MQIITQIVFLIVLVAGILFFARNIRRVIRNIKLGKKIDRNDQPGERFAKMARIALGQSKMVKKPISGFLHIIVYLGFIIINIEVLEIVIDGVFGTHRILSFLGGGYNFLIGTFEILAFLVFVGVIIFWIRRNSLNIYRFLSRELKGWPKNDANYILYFEMVLMILFIVMNGADYQLQLNGVAHYAQESGIVGSFPISQYLSPWFENFSTDILIIVERAAWWLHIVGILFFLNYLYYSKHLHILLAFPNVYFSKLAPKGEMDNLEAVTNEVKLMMDPDADPYAMPEEGTEEEPAKFGASDVMDLNQVQLLNSYTCTECGRCTEQCPANQTGKKLSPRKIMMDTRDRLEEVGEIINTKGKFEDDGKQLLDNYILREELWACTTCNACVEACPIGIDPLSIILDMRRYLVMEESAAPNELAIALQNIENNGAPWPYNQMDRLNWANEK
- a CDS encoding (Fe-S)-binding protein, giving the protein MSEAIKVPTMAEYMAEGKKPEVLFWVGCAGSFDDRAKKITKAFVKLLHESKVDFAVLGTEETCTGDPAKRAGNEFLFQMQAATNIEVLNGYEIKKVVTACPHCFNTLKNEYPALGGNYEVMHHTTFLKSLLEEGRLKVEGGKFKGKRITFHDPCYLGRANNVYEAPRDLLRKLEVELVEMRKCKSNGLCCGAGGGQMFKEPEPGNKDVNVERTEQAMEVKPEIIAAGCPFCNTMMTDGVKNKNQEDKIEVMDVAEMIANAQDL